The Cryobacterium roopkundense sequence AAAGAGCCGAAGAAGAAGGGGCGAATCAATGAGGATTCATGTCGTATGTGGTGCCGGTGCCTCGAGCACCTTCGTGGCACTGCGTCTGCGCAAGAGCGCGGCGGCCCGCGGGCTCTCGGTGCACGTGACGGCCGGGAGCGAGTCAGACCTGGACAGCGTTCTGCCGAACGTCGATGTGCTCCTCGTCGGTCCGCACTTGGCTTCACGCTTCGCCGCGATTCGTCTGAACGCCGACGCGGCCGGTGTCGAGGCGCGCCTGCTGCCCGATACAGTCTTCGCCGCTCGCGATGGCGAGGAAGCTCTCGCCCTCGCGCTCGATGCTGCAGGCACTCACTCGTGATTCTCTCCACACACCAGCACGCAACGAAAGGCACCGCAATGCTTGAACGAACCGTTCTCGTGGGCTCGACCCACGGCCTGCACGCTCGCCCCGCCAAACTCTTCTGCCAGGCAGCCGCGGCGGCCGGTGTGCCCATCACTCTCACCAAGAACGGTGGCAAGACCGTCAACGCGGCAAGCATCCTCGGCGTGATCTCCCTCGGCATCAGCCACGGCGACGAGGTCACCCTCGCGGCCGACGGCGACACCGCGGAAGTCGTGCTCGACGAGCTCGCCCAGTTGCTGCTCACCGACCACGACGCCTAGGGAACGCGCATGGAACTGCAGGGAATCGGAATCGGCCGGGGCGTGGCCGTGGGCCGCATCGTGCGTATGCCCGAGCCGC is a genomic window containing:
- a CDS encoding PTS sugar transporter subunit IIB translates to MRIHVVCGAGASSTFVALRLRKSAAARGLSVHVTAGSESDLDSVLPNVDVLLVGPHLASRFAAIRLNADAAGVEARLLPDTVFAARDGEEALALALDAAGTHS
- a CDS encoding HPr family phosphocarrier protein, with the translated sequence MLERTVLVGSTHGLHARPAKLFCQAAAAAGVPITLTKNGGKTVNAASILGVISLGISHGDEVTLAADGDTAEVVLDELAQLLLTDHDA